The following proteins are co-located in the Leptodactylus fuscus isolate aLepFus1 chromosome 8, aLepFus1.hap2, whole genome shotgun sequence genome:
- the LOC142216888 gene encoding acyl-coenzyme A synthetase ACSM3, mitochondrial-like, translated as MKILLKVKYFPFHINPRICCRLFSNSQKLSAPQNFSDYEDIKKNFKLEQPEYFNFASDILDKWTAAEKDGRKKPNPALWWIDGEGKEVKWSFEELGSRSRKVANILCGACDLEPGDRVIVILPKLPEWWLLNVACIRAGFVIIPGTTQLTAKDILHRLRTSEARCIITSQDLAPAVDAISSQAPLLKTKLLVSGAREGWLDFQDLYTRANDKHTCVRTRSADPMSIFFTSGTTGSPKMTEHSHSSYGLGLTAVAKYWLDLSPSDVFWNVSDPGWVKSTWSFVFCPWIQGSCVFVHYMPRFDPAVILDTLSKFPVTVFCAPPTAYRMLVLCDFTGYKFRSLQHCVGGGEPMNPEVMKQWKENTGLDIYEGYGQTETILICGSYKGMKIKPGSMGKAAPGYDVQVVDAEGNVLPPNQEGDIAIRIAPRRPFYLFTHYTGDPEKTAATQKGDFYLTGDRAIKDEDGYFWFIGRSDDVILSSGYRIGPFEIESALLEHPAVAESAVVSSPDPIRGEVVKAFVVLSPPYTAHDQDALTKELQDHVKKVTAPYKYPRKIEFVEQLPKTVSGKIRRNELRNKEWGRV; from the exons ATGAAGATTCTTCTTAAAGTCAAGTATTTTCCCTTCCATATTAACCCGAGGATCTGCTGCAGATTATTCAGCAACAGCCAAAAACTTTCCGCCCCTCAGAATTTCTCAGATTATGAGGATATTAAGAAAAATTTCAAACTGGAGCAGCCAGAATACTTCAACTTCGCAAGCGACATCTTAGATAAatggacggcagcagagaag GACGGAAGGAAAAAGCCAAATCCTGCCCTGTGGTGGATCGATGGGGAAGGGAAAGAGGTGAAGTGGAGCTTTGAAGAGTTGGGGTCTCGCTCGCGGAAAGTGGCGAATATACTCTGCGGTGCTTGTGACCTGGAACCAGGAGACAGAGTTATTGTGATCCTACCCAAGTTACCAGAATGGTGGCTGCTGAATGTGGCCTGTATTAGAGCAG GTTTCGTTATAATTCCTGGGACAACACAACTGACAGCAAAGGACATTCTGCACAGGCTGCGAACATCAGAAGCAAGGTGCATTATCACCAGCCAagacctggcacccgctgtagaCGCCATCTCATCCCAAGCGCCATTGCTAAAAACTAAGCTGCTTGTGTCTGGAGCCAGAGAAGGCTGGCTGGATTTCCAGGATCTCTATAC GAGGGCCAATGACAAGCACACGTGTGTCAGGACAAGGAGCGCAGACCCCATGTCCATTTTCTTCACTAGCGGGACAACAGGTTCTCCAAAAATGACAGAGCACAGTCACAGCAGTTATGGATTGGGGCTGACTGCAGTAGCAAA GTATTGGCTGGACTTGTCTCCTTCAGACGTGTTTTGGAATGTATCAGACCCAGGTTGGGTAAAGTCTACATGGAGCTTTGTTTTCTGCCCGTGGATTCAGGGTTCCTGCGTGTTCGTGCACTACATGCCTCGGTTTGACCCCGCTGTCATTTTGGAT ACACTGAGCAAGTTCCCTGTCACTGTATTCTGCGCACCGCCAACCGCCTATCGCATGTTAGTCTTATGTGACTTTACAGG CTACAAATTCAGGAGTCTTCAGCATTGTGTGGGGGGAGGAGAACCAATGAACCCGGAAGTGATGAAGCAATGGAAAGAGAACACAGGCCTGGATATATATGAGGGCTATGGGCAAACGGAGACG ATCCTGATTTGTGGATCATATAAAGGAATGAAGATAAAACCCGGCTCTATGGGGAAGGCTGCGCCAGGATACGACGTCCAG GTGGTGGATGCTGAGGGCAATGTATTACCCCCCAATCAGGAGGGGGATATCGCGATCCGTATAGCGCCTAGAAGACCCTTCTATCTCTTCACTCACTACACG GGCGACCCCGAGAAAACGGCCGCAACCCAAAAAGGAGACTTTTACCTGACTGGAGACCGAGCCATAAAAGATGAAGACGGATATTTCTGGTTTATCGGGAGATCAGACGATGTTATTTTATCTTCTGG atacCGTATTGGACCATTTGAAATAGAGAGCGCCTTGCTAGAGCACCCGGCGGTGGCAGAATCGGCAGTGGTCAGCAGCCCGGACCCCATCAGAGGAGAG GTGGTGAAAGCTTTCGTGgtcttgtcccctccatacactgcacatgACCAAGATGCACTGACTAAAGAACTACAAGACCATGTCAAGAAAGTGACGGCTCCTTACAAGTACCCAAGAAAG ATTGAATTTGTTGAACAATTGCCGAAGACAGTCAGCGGGAAGATTCGGAGGAACGAGCTGAGGAACAAAGAATGGGGCAGAGTCTAG
- the LOC142216889 gene encoding acyl-coenzyme A synthetase ACSM3, mitochondrial-like, with product MPRFDPIAILETLSNYPVTAFCAAPTAYRMLVLYNTTSYKFKSLQHCVSAGEPINPQVMEQWKASTGLDIYEGYGQTETALICATFKGMKIKPGSMGKAAPGYDVQVVDVDGKVLPPDQEGDIAIHIAPQRPSNLFSQYTGDPEKTASTIRGDFYLTGDRAIKDEDGYFWFVGRSDDVILSSGYRIGPFEIESALIEHPAVAESAVVSSPDPIRGEVVKAFVVLSPPYTAHDQDALTKELQDHVKKVTAPYKYPRKIEFVEQLPKTVSGKIRRNELRNKEWGRV from the exons ATGCCTCGGTTTGATCCAATTGCAATCTTGGAA ACATTGAGCAACTACCCAGTGACCGCATTCTGCGCCGCTCCAACCGCCTATCGCATGCTGGTGTTATATAACACGACAAG CTACAAATTCAAGAGTCTTCAGCATTGTGTGAGCGCCGGGGAACCTATCAACCCTCAAGTGATGGAGCAATGGAAAGCGAGCACGGGCCTGGATATATATGAAGGCTATGGGCAAACCGAGACG GCCCTGATCTGCGCAACATTTAAAGGAATGAAGATAAAACCGGGCTCCATGGGCAAGGCTGCGCCAGGCTACGACGTCCAG GTAGTCGATGTTGATGGTAAGGTCTTACCCCCAGATCAGGAAGGTGACATTGCAATCCATATAGCACCTCAAAGACCAAGCAATCTTTTTTCCCAATACACG GGTGACCCGGAGAAAACGGCCTCAACCATCAGAGGAGACTTTTACCTTACTGGAGACCGAGCCATAAAAGATGAAGACGGATATTTCTGGTTTGTTGGACGATCAGACGACGTTATTTTATCTTCTGG ATATCGCATTGGACCATTTGAAATAGAGAGCGCCTTGATAGAGCACCCGGCGGTGGCAGAATCGGCAGTGGTCAGCAGCCCGGACCCCATCAGAGGAGAG GTGGTGAAAGCTTTCGTGgtcttgtcccctccatacactgcacatgACCAAGATGCACTGACTAAAGAACTACAAGACCATGTCAAGAAAGTGACGGCTCCTTACAAGTACCCAAGAAAG ATTGAATTTGTTGAACAATTGCCGAAGACAGTCAGCGGGAAGATTCGGAGGAACGAGCTGAGGAACAAAGAATGGGGCAGAGTCTAG